The genomic window ATGACCTTGCCCCGGCCTTCGTAGTTGCCCCGGTGGTCGAACACCATGACCTCTTGGCCGTGGGTGTAAGGTTCGGCCATCACCACCACCTCTTGTAGCTGTCGATGTTCTCCGGCGTGATGTTCCACACCTCGGCGATGACCTCGGCCCGTTCGTGGCTGTCGTAGATGACGTAGCCGTTCTTGCGGAGGACGACCGGCTCGGCGGGCTGATACACCTCAGACGGCCTCTTCACCGGCGCGGACGGTAGGCCATGCTTCGCCATCACGACGCTCATAGCCATGGACGCCAAGCCGGCGGCTATCAGGCCGTGGATGCCGGCGGAGAGCGGGGTGAGGCCCCGGTATGGACTGTCGAAGAGGCAAAGGAGCTTATTCATGGTCGAATCCTTTCGTTGCGGGGTTGGTCGGGATGGGGCGGAGCGTGTCGCGCAGCAGCTTGCTGCCGTCGATTGGCTTCGGGCGAAATGTATCGAACAGCCGCTCGGCTTCGGCGGCGATCAGCTTGTCGCTGTCCACAGGGGTGACGCTGAAGGTGTGGGTCGGGCACAGCTCCTCCAGCTCTGTCAGCGCGTGGTCGAACTCGTGGGCCATGCCTTCGGAGACCTGCTCCATGATGCAGGCCAGCTCGCGCTCGTGGTACGAAACCCGGTCCTTGATCGCTGCGTCCACCACGGCCTTCAGGACGTTGTGCCAGTGGCGGTGCGCCCGCTGCAGCTCACCATCGGCCTCCTCGACGCGGTGCTCGGGGGTGTACTCGATGTTGTCTCCTTTTCGTGCTGACATGACGCTAACCTTTTTGTTGACTTGATGGAAACACCATGCCACAACTGGAATAGCAGCGCAAGCACTATTTACGCGATGTAAACAACGAAGTGACAACATGCTGAACGACAAGAATTTTATGTCCGTAGCCGAGGCCGCTGAGGCGCTTGGCATAACCCGCCAGTGGCTTCACAAGCTGGTCAAGGCCGGGAAGGCCCCGGCACATATCCAGGTTGCCGGGCGGACCATCTTCGACCGAGCGGACGTCGAACGGCACGCCAAGAAGTAACCATTGACAGGGAGAAACCACATGAAATTCCAGATCACCCCCACGAAGAAGGGCCACACTATCGAACTGCTGGACGGGAACGGCAAGCCGATCATGAGCGGCACGCGCCGCTATGCCCGCGCCCGCGATGCCGAGCGGGCCGTCGAGCGCATCCAGGAGCGGGCGATGTTCGCCCCCGTGGAGGTCGCGTGAACGCCCTCGGGTTCACCTGCGGCCTGCTGCTGCTCTCGCATCACGTAGGCTATCCTCTGGCGACGTCCAGCTGGTGGCTGTGCTTCGTCGGAGTGCTCCTCGGCACGTCATCCTCGTCGGGGAGGTCGAAATGAAGATCGATTTGCTCACGCTCACCAGGCAGAAGTACTCCCAACGGCACCCGGAGCGCGATACGCGCCAGATGCCGGTAGATGACACCCTCTTGGCTGCCCTTGAGGCCGTCGAGGAGCAGCTTGAACGCCTCCGGACGCGGCAGGAACGCCTGGAGGCCAAGCTGAACGCACGGGACGCGGAGTAGGCCATGCTGCACCACGCGTACCTCATCAAGGGATGGCTCCTCGACAAGGACCCGCCCGCGGCCGTGACCGAGGCACTGGAGGCGATTATCGGCTCTCTCGGCCGTGAGACGGCTCCCGAGCAGGCTATTCCGGTTCTGCCGATCCCCACTCAGCCACCTGCCCCGGCTCCTGACACTGCCGATGAACAGCAGGAGCAGGCCGGCAGCGAACCCAAGGACGACCATGAGCCACCGGCTCCCGCCAGGAAGAAGCACAACATGTCCCCCGAGGCCCGCGAGGCCGCCCGGCAGCGAATGATCGCCATGCAGGCCCGGAAGCGGGCCGAGCGTGAGGCCGCCACAAGGGAACATCAGCCTGTCTTTACGAAAGAGGAGCTCCGCATCACCGTTCCCGCACCCAGGCGGAAGACCAGCTTGTCGGACGGCGACTGGCCCGAGATCAAGCGGATGCTCGCCGAAGGCCGGAGCCGAGCTGCGATCGCCAGCGATTACGACGAAGACCCCGAGGACCTCGACTTCTTCATCTCCTCCTGCCAGCGCCGGGAGGCAAGAACACCGGGGGAAGCCCTCGCGCCCCTGCCGGGAGCGGCGGCGGGCGCAGCGAGGCGGACATGATCGCGGCTTTCATCCAGGAGCGCGGGGTGACGGTCTGCCCGCCGAGGACAGGGGATTGGACGCATAAGGCTACCGCCAATGGTCACGATACGCCGGATTGCTCTCTCTTCCGCGAGAGCAACACCAGCAGGACACCGGAGCAGAAGCTGGCGGTCGCAAAGATCCTCACGATGCTTCAGGACTTGGCCGGAAAGTCGCATGTCGGCGCGAGCGAGAGGGGCATAATCCGCTGGGACGCTGAACGCTGGTTCTTCGAGAAGTCTGACTTGGATCTCTGGTGCGAGATGGCCGGTCTTGAGGTACACGTCGTGCGGGCGAAGGCCCGTGACATTCTGCAGAACGGCTGGCCGCAGTGGCGTGCTGAGGCGGGAAAGGGGGCGCGCTACGAGGAGCGCAAAGCCTACCGGATCGGCCGCAAGCGCCGGAAGGCAGGCCTCGCATGAAGCAGCCCCCTATCGCCGTTGACCGGAGGGCAAGCTGATGGCCCGCGAGATCGACTGGTCGCCCGAACTCCACGACCCCGTCCTGATCCGGCTTCGGAAGGGACGCAAGCTCAGCATCGAGGCCTGCGCCGAGGAGATGCGGTTCAGCTACAGCACCATCCGTCGGCACGCCCACCGCCTCGGACTTATGCCGACCCTCAAGCCGAACCTGCCATCCGAGCCGCCTCCGCCGAAAAACGAGAAGCCCAACCCCATGGCCGTGGCCCAGTTCTGGCTCGGCACACGCCTCGAAGAGCGACCGGCCGGGTACTTCCTGGACCGGCAGCCAGCCGGCCTCGATACGATTATGCGCGAGGCGAACCGCGTGGCCATGGCCAGCGGCGCCGAGCCGCTGCTCTACAAGGACAGCTGGCGGCCATGCTGATCACCCCGGGCTTTGCGATCGTCTACAACCGCACCTACGCCCTTCGGCAGGAATACGAGCTGGCCCGGAAAGAATACGACGAGGTCTTCGACCTGCCCTACGACGCCCCGGACCGTCGCGAACGATTCCAGGCCGCCCGGGAGCGGATCGACCGAGCCAGGGGGCTGCTCGCCAGTGCGTAGTAAGCCCGAGGAGCCAGCCGACGACGCGGAGCGGACCGGTTTGCCGATCCAGCCGGTCGACACCTACACGGACGAGCTCGGACGGAAGATCACGATCTATCCCACTCGCTACGCCGAGGGAAGCGGCGTCCAGCCATTCACGGCCAAACCGAGGCGTCGTGAGTAGCGAGTCGGTAATCGTCGCCCAATGCCTCGAATGGCTCGCGCTCCATCGCGTGTTCGCATGGTGCAACAACACCGGAGCTGGCAGAATCGATGGCCGCTGGATCAGATACGGTCATCCGGGAAGCGGCGACATCCTCGGAATCCTGCCCAGTGGCTTGTTCCTCTCCGTCGAGTGCAAGACCCCCACTGGCAGACAGGCCAAGCAGCAGAAACTGTTCCAGAAGATGATCGAGCGGAACTGCGGCGTGTATATCCTTGCACGCAACGCCGCCGACCTAGAACGGCACCTCATCGAACACCCACGATTCGCAACCTTCGGCCTGAACCTCGGCGGGCGGAATGGCCTCGGCAAGTGAGCACACCCCGCCGCTCCAGTGCTGGCATGTGCGGCAGGATCGCCGGACATCAATACGTTCGAGAAAAGTCAATAAAGTCCTCAACGCCTGCAGCATCTCCTGCCTCAGCTTCGGGTCCATTAACCGTGAATCCTGTAAGGTCATAGCCAGTAATCTCCCAGTACTTATCTTGCTGCTTCACACGAATGCCGAACGGCTTTCGCAGCACGTCGGCATAATATAGGGCCGTCTCAATATGGTCGGGTGGCTCGATGCCGGACCGCCGCTTCCACCAACCGATCGCCTTCGCCCTCGCGAAGCCCGGCGGGTGCTGGAGGCAGATCCACTCGCGATAGGTCTGAAGGCCGCATCGGTACTCGACCCTAAGGCTCGGAATCTTCCCTTCCTTTGCATGCTTGTGATAGCTGACCGACTCGACCCTGACCCACTCGCCAAGGTCGGGCGGAGGCGGTGGCTCAAGAACCATAACCTCGGCCGTGCTCGCCTCGGTCCCGTGACTAACCCGCTCTGGCCGGGTGAACGGGCGGCCGCAGTCGGCGCACTCCAACGTGCCTAGGGGGGATGCCATCCGGCAGTCTGGGCAAACCAGGCAGGTTCTCTCGTGGGACTCACGAGGCCCTCTACTGCCTGCCGCGCGCGGCGGCTTGAGCTGGGTGATTGGCCCGTGGTAGTCGATGTTCCCGGCGTAATCAAGGACGAGGCAGTTCAGTTTACCGGGGTGCAGCCGCATCCCCCGGCCGAGGATCTGGTAGTAGAGACCGGGCGACAGGGTTTTCCTCAGCAGAACGAGCAGGTCGATGTTCGGGGCGTCGAAGCCGGTCGTGTGCACCCCGAGCGACACCAGGGCCCGCAACTTCCCAGCCTTGAAGTCGGCGTGCGCGGCGTCCCGCTCGTCGTCGGGCGTGTCGCCGTGCACGAACCTGGCGGTGATGCCACGAGCGAGGAGAGCAGCCTCGACGTGCTCCCCGTGGGTTCGGCCCGCAACGAACACGAGCCATGATTTGCGGTCCGAGGCCAGCGAGAACACCTCGTCCAGCGCGGCCTGAGTCAGCTCCTCCTTGTCCACCGCGGCTTCCTGCTGGCGGTTGTTGAGTTCGCCACCTTCGATCGCCACCCCGGTCAGATCGGCCTGGATCAGCGAGGGGCGGCTCTTCAGCGGGCTGATGTGCCCGGCGTCCAGAAGCTCGGTCAGGCTCACCTCGGCCGCGATGTCGGTGAACAACCGGTCTTTCCCCTCGTGCAGCATCCCGGTCTTTAGGCGGTATGCCGTTGCCGTGAGGCCCACGACCTTGAGCCGCGGGTTGGTCTGCTTCAGCCCTTCGAGGAACGTGCGGTACATGGAATCCGAGTCGGGCGAAAGCAGATGGCACTCGTCGATCAGCACCAGGTCCCGCCAGCCGAAGAGGTGGGACTTGCGGTAGACGGACTGGATGCCGGCCACCGTGATGGGATCTCGGCTGCGTTTCTGACGGAGCCCGGCGCTGTATAGCCCGGCCGGAGCCTGCGGCCAGAAGGCCGTGATCTTGCCGAAGTTCTGTGCGAGCAGCTCCTTAACATGCGACAGGATCATCAGCCGCTGGTCCGGCCAGGCCTGGAGGATCACCTTACATAGAGCACCGATGATCACGGACTTCCCTGCCCCGGTCGGTAGGACGAGGAGCGGATTGCCTGTGTTGTGCTCGAAATACTCGAACAGCCCGTCTATCACACGCTGCTGGTAATCTCGGAGCTGCATCAGTCCTCGACCTTGATGCGCTTGGCCTTCTTGACCTTCTCCGGCAGGTGCTTGGCGGGCAGCACCCGCTGGTACTCGCCCGACTGCTGGACCATGACGCGGTCGCCCTCCTTGATGCCCTCGATCTCCTTCTCGAAGGTCTGGACGATGGTCAGGATCTCGCCGTTCTCCAGGGCGACGGTGAACTCGACCCCGTCGTAGTCCTGGATGGCCTGCTCGACCATGTGCCCGGCGATGCCGGCCACCAGTGCGCCGGCGATCATGCCGCCGAGGGAGCCTCCGCCGTTGCCGATGTACGAGCCGCCGAGGGCGCCACCTGCGGCCCCGGCCAACGCGCCGGTCCCGGTGTTCCTGCCCTGGACCTGCACGAGGCGATAGGAGACGACGGTGCCGAACATGACGCGGGTCGCCTTGCCGACGTCCGGGTATCCGTAGCGGTTCTGGCCGGGGTGCTGGCAAGCGGTCAATAGAGTTAACGCTAAACACATTGCAATCATTCTGTTCATGGTTATTCTCCTTACGATTAATATCTTTGATGGCAGGCTTCGTGGAAGTCGCACATTTTGCATTTGAAGTACTCCGGCCGCTCCGAGAGGCGGGCCGGAGGCGATCCCGCCGACAGGATTCGCTGGGCCTTGGCAAGTAGCGCCCTGGCCATTGTCGGATTTGCCTCGGTGCGGCAGGCGTTGTGATCCCGACCGCCGGGCGTGCAAACCGTCAGGAAGTGGCGGGTCAGGTCGAGCAGCTCCATGTAGACGACGGCCTGGGCGTAATACACCGGGTCCCAGGCTTGGAGCGTCAGCTTCTCCCCAAGCGAGGACTTCAGCTTCCCGAACTCGTCGAACTTCTTCTGGCCGACCTGCTTGTGTTCCCAGACGTGGGGTGTCTCGGGTGACTGCAAGAGGCCACGGATCACGCCGTCGACGTGCCAGCCAAACCTTCCCTCGAACAAGGTTCCCCCGATCTGTCCTCCCGTCTGATCGTCCTCCGTCCAAAGCTCCACGCCGGGCACCATTCGTAGCCGCTCGGCCATGATGGCTTCGCCCCGGTGGCCGTCATCGAATCGCTTGATGCTGGCTGCGTTGAATGGCTTGCGCGGGACCTCGGGCCGGATCGAGTACCATAGCTTTCGCTCGCACTCGTCGCCGATGGCCGACGCCCCGAGATAGGAGCGGCGAGGCTCCAACGCCTTACGCCGCTCCAGTTCCCGGTCGATCGCCGCGAGCGTGGGGTCGCACACTTCGGGGATCAGCGCCATGGGCTACTTACGGGCCCAGGCGGGGGCCGCCTTCGCTCCTGCGGAGGCCGACCCGGTAGGTGCACCGACAGCGCTGGAAACCCCTTCGCTGCCAACAGCCTCGAAGCCCTTGATGACATTTCGGGGGTTGTAGCCTTCCTTCCGCTCGACATCGACCTTGATCATCAGCGGCTTGTTATGCAGCTCGCTGGAGTCCTTGACTTTCAGCTTGCCGACCGCATGGCAGACCGCAGATAGCTCACGCTGGCCGATTTCCTGGGCCTGCGGGTTCGTGTTGACAATGTTGAGGTTCGAGAAGATCAGGGCATCTTTGTGATCGCCCTCGATGACGCGGAAGCTCAGGGTCAGGAGGCGGTCATTCGCCTCCGGCCCACCGTACTGCGTGGCCTCCTGCGCCTTCTTGGTGGGTTTCACGTCGCTGGCCTCGATGATCGCCTTGTACCAGCCGGGGGGCACCACTTCGCGTGGCTTGGAGGGTTCTACCTGGGAAGCGTCGAATTCAGCACCTAAGTAAGCCATAAGTCTTTCCTTTCGTAAGTTGATTGATGGTTGTCGGCTTGAGCGGGGAGCCACCCCAATGGCGGGGGTCAGGCCGCCATGTTCCTTATGCTGCCTCGGCAGACGGTTCCGAGATGGCGTTGGTCATTGCGTCGTTGAACGCTGCCCAAGAGAACGGAAGCTCCGGCGGCAACCCGTATCGATTGCCTGCCATGAAGGCGGGGCTCTCGACGGTATGCAGCACGCGGTCGCCCGCGCGGCCCTTCGTTACCTTCTTCTTGAAGCCAACGTCCTTTGCGTCTATGTATACGTCCTGGTTGGCGAACAGAAGGCAGTCCGACCACTCGGTGAGGATCGCGGCCGACTTTGCATGAAGCTTAAGCATGTGTCGGTCGTAGGAGTCGGTGAGCGGGTTATCGTAGCGTTTCACCTGGTCGTGGGCGATCAGAAGCACGGCCATCCCCTTGTCGTTGCGCAGGGCGGTCAAGCCATCGAAGAGTTGCTTCCACAGGTTGACGGCAGCCACATAGCCGGCCCCGTAGCCGATGTCCTCGATGGACTTCTTCCCGGCCTCGGCGGCGACCTGCTGGAAGATCAGCGCCTCAAGCCAGTCGGCGGAGTCGATAACAACCGTGGAGAACGGGTGCTCCTGAGTGTAGAGTGCCTCGACCGCACCGATCACGTCGCTGTAGGAGGTGAGTTTGTCTTTCGTGACGCGGGCGACATTGAGCGCCCCAGAGCCGCCTTCGATGTCGAGCACGATGGCGCCCTCGATGTCGGCGGCGAAGGTCGTCTTGCCGATCTTCGGGGGCCCGTAGAGGACGAGGCGGGGGGGGAGAATGACGCGGGAGGGTTTGATCTCGGAGAGGTTTAGCATTAGTGAGTCCTTTCACACTTAGAGTTGTTACGCGGCTTCTTTTACGCTGAACGCCGGCTTCTTCGGCTTCAGCGTCAGGGCGGGCTGGATCTTCTGGTAAGCCTCCGGCACGTTGTCGCGCAGGTATCCGATCGCCTTACCGTCCGGCTTCCATACGCCGGTGAACGGAAACGGCACGGATGCGTCCCAGTCCTGATAGGCAGCTGTGATCCGCTCCTGCGACCATTCCTCGCTGTAACCGGTGGCGATCTTCATGCCCGTCGGCAGTGTGTGCGTGCCCTTCTCCGGTAGCTCGCTCTCGACAAGTTCGTAGATCTGGGATTCGATCGCGATTCGGCGTGCGTTGGCGTCTGTCTCTTGCTGTTTCGCTTCTTTCCACGCGGCAGTAAGCAGCGCGAGCTTCTTGTCGGCGTCTTGGTCCATAGGTCGTTCCTTCAGTTGGTTGTTGCATGAATAAATGAGTTGGTGTATTGATACCTAATAGCTTCTACGCTAACTGTCAACCGAAAAATGAGGTCCCAATGGAGGAAGAAACAATCAGCAGCAAAACAGAGTCCTATTACCTTCCGTCCGACGTGTCAGCCTGGATCGAGCAGCAAGCGAAAGCGGAGAATCGCTCAGCAAGCAATTTCTTAACGACCCTGATACGGAAGATTCGCGACAGCGGCGGTAACGCAGCATGACACGCAGTCCCTTTCAGGCCGCCGCACCGGCCATGCGTGCACATGGCTATTCCGTCATCCCGCTCGCGCCCACCCAGAAGTACCCGACGATCGAGCGTTGGAGTGAATACTGCTCCCGCCTTCCGACGGACGAGGAGCACACTCGCTGGATGGGCTGGGTGGCCTCGAACATCGGGTTATGCCTGGGCTCCGCCTCCGGCGTCATGGCGCTCGACTTCGACGACGACGTCGACGGACTTCACGAGCGCATCCTGGCGATCGTGCCCGACTCCCCGGTCAAGAAGCGGGGCGCCAAGGGGTTCACGGCTTTCTACCGGTACGGCGGGCAGCGTAGCCAAGGGCTCAGCCTGCGTGGAACCCGTGTGCTCGACGTGCTCTCCGACGGCCGCCAGACCGTCCTGCCGCCCTCCCTGCATCCGTCCGGCGGGGCCTACGAATGGATGACCCCGAGAACGCTCGCCGACCTCTCTCCGGATGACCTCCCCGAGATCCCAGCCGCCGCGATGCAGGCGGTGGGGGCGCTGTTCCGCTCGGAACCGGCCCGTCCGGCTTCCAGGCCCTTCCTCCAGGACCCCTACCGCGAGACCGACCTGGCCGAGGTCGCCGATGCCTTACGCTGCATTCCGGCCGACGACTACGACGTCTGGATCAGGATGGGGATGGCGCTCAGGCAGCACCTGGGCGACCGAGGCATGGCCCTCTGGGATCAATGGTCCTCGACCAGCTCGAAATACGACGCCCGGGAGATCCCGAAGCGATGGAGGAGCTTCAACCGGGCTGACATCACGATCGCCAGCCTCTTCTATACGGCCATGGATCACGGCTACATCCCCCCGAGGCGGATGCCCGAGCGGCCCGAGTTGCCGGCGGTGGTCATCGAGGAGGGAGGGAACCTGCGCCCTTTCGCCAGCGGCCGCGCGGCCCAGCCATCGGTCGACGCGGCCATCCTGAACCCTCCGGGTTTGGTCGGTAGGGTCGCCCGCTGGATCAACGACACGAGCATCTATCCCCAGCCCATGCTCGCCGTGGCGGCGGCGATCACCGCGGCCGGGGTCGCGATGAGCCACAAGGTCCAGTCGCCGACGCGATTGCGGACGAACTTCTACACGATGGGCCTGGCGCCCAGCGGCGCGGGCAAGGACCATGCTCGCGACTGCGTCACGACCCTGCTATGCCGCGCCGGGCTGGAAGGTCTCATCGGGGGCACACCGGCGAGCGGCGCGGGGCTACTGACGGCCCTGCGGGAAGGTGGCGGGCGCTGCCTGGTGCTCTGGGACGAGTTCGGGCGTGTGCTGAAGAACCTGACCCACAAGAACGCGGGGAGCCATCAGCGGGACATCCTGACCTACCTGATCGAGCTATTCAGCTCATCGAAGAGCATGTACGCCGGGGTCCAGTACGCCAACCACGACGGCAAGATGAAGCGGACACCGATCGACCAGCCCTGCCTGTCGGTCTACGCGACCACGGTGCCCGAGCGCTTCTTCCAGACGCTGACCTCGGACGACGCGATTGACGGCTTCCTGGCTCGCTGGCTGGTCCTGGAGAGCAAGGAATACACGCTGAAGCCGGCCAAACCCGCAGGCAACGTGAACGACCCCCCGGAGGAGATCCTCGCCGAGCTGCGGCGGTGGAAGGATGCCCCTAGCAACTACGACCCCCGCGGCAACGTCGATGGGGTGCTCCGGATCAGTCCGATGGTGGTCAGCTATTCGGAGGAGG from Tautonia marina includes these protein-coding regions:
- a CDS encoding helix-turn-helix transcriptional regulator, with translation MSVAEAAEALGITRQWLHKLVKAGKAPAHIQVAGRTIFDRADVERHAKK
- a CDS encoding DUF1508 domain-containing protein — translated: MKFQITPTKKGHTIELLDGNGKPIMSGTRRYARARDAERAVERIQERAMFAPVEVA
- a CDS encoding VRR-NUC domain-containing protein, with the protein product MSSESVIVAQCLEWLALHRVFAWCNNTGAGRIDGRWIRYGHPGSGDILGILPSGLFLSVECKTPTGRQAKQQKLFQKMIERNCGVYILARNAADLERHLIEHPRFATFGLNLGGRNGLGK
- a CDS encoding DEAD/DEAH box helicase, with protein sequence MQLRDYQQRVIDGLFEYFEHNTGNPLLVLPTGAGKSVIIGALCKVILQAWPDQRLMILSHVKELLAQNFGKITAFWPQAPAGLYSAGLRQKRSRDPITVAGIQSVYRKSHLFGWRDLVLIDECHLLSPDSDSMYRTFLEGLKQTNPRLKVVGLTATAYRLKTGMLHEGKDRLFTDIAAEVSLTELLDAGHISPLKSRPSLIQADLTGVAIEGGELNNRQQEAAVDKEELTQAALDEVFSLASDRKSWLVFVAGRTHGEHVEAALLARGITARFVHGDTPDDERDAAHADFKAGKLRALVSLGVHTTGFDAPNIDLLVLLRKTLSPGLYYQILGRGMRLHPGKLNCLVLDYAGNIDYHGPITQLKPPRAAGSRGPRESHERTCLVCPDCRMASPLGTLECADCGRPFTRPERVSHGTEASTAEVMVLEPPPPPDLGEWVRVESVSYHKHAKEGKIPSLRVEYRCGLQTYREWICLQHPPGFARAKAIGWWKRRSGIEPPDHIETALYYADVLRKPFGIRVKQQDKYWEITGYDLTGFTVNGPEAEAGDAAGVEDFIDFSRTY
- a CDS encoding outer membrane lipoprotein; amino-acid sequence: MNRMIAMCLALTLLTACQHPGQNRYGYPDVGKATRVMFGTVVSYRLVQVQGRNTGTGALAGAAGGALGGSYIGNGGGSLGGMIAGALVAGIAGHMVEQAIQDYDGVEFTVALENGEILTIVQTFEKEIEGIKEGDRVMVQQSGEYQRVLPAKHLPEKVKKAKRIKVED
- a CDS encoding DUF669 domain-containing protein, whose product is MAYLGAEFDASQVEPSKPREVVPPGWYKAIIEASDVKPTKKAQEATQYGGPEANDRLLTLSFRVIEGDHKDALIFSNLNIVNTNPQAQEIGQRELSAVCHAVGKLKVKDSSELHNKPLMIKVDVERKEGYNPRNVIKGFEAVGSEGVSSAVGAPTGSASAGAKAAPAWARK
- a CDS encoding ATP-binding protein, which codes for MLNLSEIKPSRVILPPRLVLYGPPKIGKTTFAADIEGAIVLDIEGGSGALNVARVTKDKLTSYSDVIGAVEALYTQEHPFSTVVIDSADWLEALIFQQVAAEAGKKSIEDIGYGAGYVAAVNLWKQLFDGLTALRNDKGMAVLLIAHDQVKRYDNPLTDSYDRHMLKLHAKSAAILTEWSDCLLFANQDVYIDAKDVGFKKKVTKGRAGDRVLHTVESPAFMAGNRYGLPPELPFSWAAFNDAMTNAISEPSAEAA
- a CDS encoding bifunctional DNA primase/polymerase gives rise to the protein MTRSPFQAAAPAMRAHGYSVIPLAPTQKYPTIERWSEYCSRLPTDEEHTRWMGWVASNIGLCLGSASGVMALDFDDDVDGLHERILAIVPDSPVKKRGAKGFTAFYRYGGQRSQGLSLRGTRVLDVLSDGRQTVLPPSLHPSGGAYEWMTPRTLADLSPDDLPEIPAAAMQAVGALFRSEPARPASRPFLQDPYRETDLAEVADALRCIPADDYDVWIRMGMALRQHLGDRGMALWDQWSSTSSKYDAREIPKRWRSFNRADITIASLFYTAMDHGYIPPRRMPERPELPAVVIEEGGNLRPFASGRAAQPSVDAAILNPPGLVGRVARWINDTSIYPQPMLAVAAAITAAGVAMSHKVQSPTRLRTNFYTMGLAPSGAGKDHARDCVTTLLCRAGLEGLIGGTPASGAGLLTALREGGGRCLVLWDEFGRVLKNLTHKNAGSHQRDILTYLIELFSSSKSMYAGVQYANHDGKMKRTPIDQPCLSVYATTVPERFFQTLTSDDAIDGFLARWLVLESKEYTLKPAKPAGNVNDPPEEILAELRRWKDAPSNYDPRGNVDGVLRISPMVVSYSEEAEKIIGEYSETMRRRAAEESAARSGLSAIYARSAEHAIKLALVAHEGDTIGAEAMSWGIAMADHCAAYMAEAVKANVAESDHERNLNRVLQVIRDGKGAWVENRTLLLRTRNLKFRERNEIIADLVESGEIEREEVEGKTKRSYRFRAVR